A portion of the Faecalibacterium sp. I3-3-89 genome contains these proteins:
- a CDS encoding ABC transporter substrate-binding protein: protein MKKKTLRSLFSLLMALVLGVSLLTGCSGKAAERAEMQEDAETIQVYLWTNSLYETYAPYVQAQLPDVNIEFIVGNNDLDFYKFLQENGGLPDIITSCRFSLHDAAPLKDSLMNLATTNEAGAVYNAYLNSFKNEDGSVNWLPVCADAHGFVVNRSLFEQYDIPLPTDYDSFVAACQAFEKVGIRGFTADYAYDYTCMETLQGLSATELTTTEGRKWRTAYSDPANSERVGLDDTVWPGAFERMAQFIQDTHLTADDLGLTYDDVMNLFRNGEVAMYFGSSAGVKMFQEEGIDTTFLPFFSQNGEKWIMTTPYFQIALNRELEQDSARREKAMKVLNVMLSEGAQNRIISDGQDLLSYSQNVSLRLTEYMKDIRPVVEENHMYIRIASNDFFSISKDVVSRMIEGKLTAKQAYQDFNAQLLTEKTTTDETVLTSGKSYSNVFHKKGGSASFSVMANTLRGVYGTDVLIAAANSFTGSVLRADYTKEMAVSMIMPNGLMAYQRTMTGAELKETLRAFVEGCEGGFVPFNRGSLPVASGITMEVKEAGGSYTLTGITRNGQPLREDDTLTVTCLATTKQMTAVFADESRAVTDEGTWVKDAWRDYVSGGSATLAEPENYMTLR, encoded by the coding sequence ATGAAGAAGAAAACACTGCGCAGCCTTTTTTCCCTGCTTATGGCACTGGTGCTGGGGGTATCCCTGCTGACCGGATGCAGCGGAAAGGCGGCAGAACGGGCGGAGATGCAGGAAGACGCTGAGACCATTCAGGTGTATCTGTGGACGAATAGCCTGTACGAGACCTATGCCCCCTATGTCCAGGCGCAGCTGCCGGACGTGAATATCGAGTTCATCGTGGGCAACAACGATCTGGACTTTTACAAATTCTTGCAGGAGAACGGCGGCCTGCCGGACATCATCACCAGCTGCCGCTTCTCGCTGCACGATGCAGCTCCCCTGAAGGACAGCCTGATGAACCTTGCTACCACCAACGAGGCGGGCGCGGTCTACAACGCCTACCTCAACAGCTTCAAAAATGAGGACGGCAGCGTGAACTGGCTGCCGGTGTGCGCCGACGCCCACGGATTCGTGGTCAACCGCAGCCTGTTCGAGCAGTACGACATCCCGCTGCCTACCGATTACGACAGCTTTGTGGCGGCCTGTCAGGCCTTTGAGAAGGTAGGCATCCGCGGCTTTACCGCCGATTATGCCTACGACTACACCTGCATGGAGACGCTGCAGGGGCTTTCGGCTACCGAGCTTACCACTACGGAGGGGCGCAAGTGGCGCACCGCCTACAGCGACCCCGCCAACAGCGAGCGGGTGGGTTTGGACGACACTGTCTGGCCGGGGGCATTCGAGCGGATGGCCCAGTTCATTCAGGATACCCACCTCACGGCGGACGACCTTGGGCTGACTTACGATGACGTGATGAACCTGTTCCGGAACGGGGAAGTGGCCATGTACTTTGGCAGCTCCGCCGGCGTGAAGATGTTTCAGGAGGAGGGCATCGACACGACCTTTCTGCCCTTCTTTAGCCAGAACGGGGAAAAGTGGATTATGACCACCCCCTATTTCCAGATCGCCCTGAACCGGGAGCTGGAGCAGGACAGCGCACGCCGCGAAAAGGCCATGAAGGTGCTGAACGTCATGCTCTCCGAGGGCGCACAGAACCGCATCATCTCCGACGGACAGGATCTGCTGAGCTACAGCCAGAACGTCAGCCTCCGCCTGACCGAATACATGAAGGACATCCGCCCGGTGGTGGAAGAAAACCATATGTACATCCGCATCGCCTCCAACGATTTCTTCTCCATCTCCAAGGATGTGGTCTCCCGGATGATCGAGGGCAAGCTTACGGCAAAGCAGGCGTATCAGGACTTCAACGCCCAGCTCCTCACGGAAAAGACCACCACGGACGAGACGGTGCTGACCTCCGGGAAGAGCTATTCCAATGTCTTCCACAAAAAGGGCGGCAGCGCCTCCTTCTCCGTCATGGCGAACACGCTGCGCGGCGTGTATGGCACGGATGTGCTCATCGCCGCAGCAAACAGCTTTACAGGCAGTGTGCTGCGGGCGGATTATACCAAGGAGATGGCCGTCTCCATGATCATGCCGAACGGCCTGATGGCCTACCAGCGCACCATGACCGGCGCAGAGCTGAAGGAGACCCTCCGCGCCTTTGTGGAGGGCTGTGAGGGCGGCTTTGTGCCCTTCAACCGCGGCTCTCTGCCGGTGGCCAGCGGCATCACCATGGAGGTAAAAGAGGCAGGCGGCAGCTATACCCTGACCGGCATCACCCGGAACGGCCAGCCGCTCCGGGAGGATGACACCCTCACCGTGACCTGTCTGGCCACGACAAAGCAGATGACCGCGGTGTTTGCAGACGAAAGCCGCGCCGTCACGGACGAAGGTACGTGGGTAAAGGACGCATGGCGCGATTACGTTTCCGGCGGCAGCGCAACGCTTGCAGAGCCGGAAAACTACATGACACTGAGGTGA